atcacttagagctcaggaattcaagaccagcctggacaatatagggagaccctgtctctacaaaaaaatataaaaattagccaggcacggtggcatgttgtagggtccagccctactGGGCCTGTGGGTTTTTTCTTTGTGTGCAGAGACGAGAGATCATaggaaaataaagacacaagacaaagaaatagaaggaaagacaactgggcccaggggaccactgCCACCAATGTGCGGAGTCTGGTAGTGGCCTCAAATGCCTGGACACACTGCTATTTATTGTATACAAGGtaagggggcagggtaaggagtatGAGTCATCTCAAGTGATTGATAAGGTCACGTGAGTCACATGTCCACGTGACAGGATGCCTTTTCCTTTTTGGTAGCCAAGGCGGAGAGGGAGGACAGCATACGTCAGCATTTTTTCTATGCACTTAtcagaaagatcaaagactttaataCTTTCACTAATTCTGTTACTGCCATCTTCTAAGAACTTAAAAAGAGGAGCCAGGTGTACAGGCGGAACATGAAAATGGACAAGGagcgtgaccactgaagcacagcaccacagggaAACATTTAAGCCTCCAGATGACCGCGGGCAGGCCTGGCTAATGTCAGGCCCCCCACAAAAGCGGCGGAGCAGAGTGTTCTCTAACTCCCCcagggaaagggagactccctttcccagtctgctaagtaacgggtaccttcccaggcactggcgcTACtgctagaccaaggagccctcaagtGGCCCTTATCCGGGTGTGACAGAGGGCTCACACTTGTCTTTTGGTCACCTCTCACAGTGTCCCTTTAGCTCCTGACTCTGTATGGTCTGGTTGCTCTTCGgttataattataaaacaaattattataataataaaacggaaattattataacaataaaacagagtaatactacaaactaatgattgataatattcatatataatcgTATCTATATCCTATTTCTAGTATAACTTTTCTTATTGTAATTATcttctttattatactggaacagcttgTGCCTTCAGCctcttgcctcggcacctggCTGGCTTGCCGCTCacagcatgtgcctgtggtctcagctactctggaggctgaagtgagaggactgcttgagtccaggaggtcaaggctgcagtgagccatgattttgcaactgtactccagcctaggtgacagggcgagactctcaattaaaaaaaaaaaaatacatatatatataaaatttttgtattatataatttttgtattttatatatatattttttgtattatatatattatatataattttttgtattatatataatatatatgtagtatGTAACCTTCCGGGAtgggcttttttcactcagcataattctctggatACTCATCCAACTTGTTGCatatatcaatagttcattcctatTTGATGATATATATTTACTAGAATCTGTGTAACCACACACCTTTTGGAGGACAACTGGGCTTTCTAgtttgggctattacaaataaagtcgCTATGAACATTTGCAAAGCAAATAACTATATTATTGCATGGAcataagtttccatttctctggaaTAAAAGTCCAGGCATACCGTTCTGGGCTGACTAGGAGTTGCATATTTACTTTTACAGGAAACTGCCGAACTGTTTCAGAATGGCTACACCAGTTTTCCATCCCCACCAGCAATGGATGAGTGATCCAGTTCCTAGATCATTTTTGAGTTATACTCACACATAAATGTTCTCCAaagctttttgttatttcttaaatTCCCAAAAATTCCCGAAGTAGTGTTTGTAACAGAATAGGGGTCTCAAGCAGTGGATCACAAGACACCTTTCTACTGGGACagcattaaatttaattttttattgcaaataACCTGCACTGTGGCGCTCAGAGCTGGATCACTGATTGCCAATAATTTGCACCTGGTACTTTCCTCCAGCCAATCCATGGCCCTCCATTCTACCTGCCATTACTAATTTTCCTTCTAGTTCTTCAGTCTTTGGagacatatataattttattatggcCTCATGGTATCTATCAGTTAGGACACTTTGGGTGGTAAATAACCAAAAACTCAACTCATGCTGGCGTAAACAATGGAGAATTTATGAGCTTACAAAACTGAGAAGCCTAGGGTTAGTGGTGAGGCTTCAGGTTAAGTTTGATCTAGCAGCTTAAGACATcagatggttttttgtttgtttgtttgagatggagcctcactctgtcacacaggctggagtgcagtgacatgatctcggctcactgcaacctccgcctctagggttcaaacaactctcctgtctcagccccgtgagtggctgggattacaggtgcctatcaccgtgcctggctaatttttgtgtttttagtagagatggggtttcatcatgtaggccaggctggtcttgaactcctaacctcaggtgatctgcctgcctcagcctcccaaagtgctgggattacaggtgtgagccaccgcgcccagcctcagtttgtttgcttttaaatactTCAGGTCTCCCTTATGCTGATGAGAAGCCTGTTTACTCTTGTAAATCCAAGATGGGTCTAGCAGCCTCCCAGGCTTCAGgcttcaggttttatttttttttcttcagtagatttaaaaaaaaaaaaaaaaagcagcatctTTTTCCCAAGATGTTCAGAACTGAGGATCATTGTGATTGAACTGGATTAGGTCACAAGCCCACCACAAACTTAATCACTGCGGCTAGAAAGACAAACTGATGTAAATGGCTATAGCCAGATCACATACCCCATcccagggatggggagggggtTAAATCATCTTCCCAAAACTATTTGGCTCCCCAACTGAAATGGGGGATCCCAGGAAAGATTGGGGAGAGGTGATAGAAGCTTGGAAAGTATACTCCATGGAcactttgtgaattttttttttttttgagacagggtctcgctctgtcacccaggctggagtgcagtggcaccatctcaactcactgaaacctccccctccctggtccaggcagttctcctgcctcagcttcctgagtagctgggattacaggcacgtgccacctgactggctaatttttgtatttttagtagagacgggctttcaccacgttggccaggttttGCTGGTTCTTAAAACCTCTATGCCTTTGAATAGGAAAATACGCACTGGCAAACCATAAAACGCTTTTCTCATACCCATGCTGAGGAAGACATATAACCATGAAAAAGTCACTAGTTACCCTTcattatcaatatttatttatttatttatttattttttatttatttatttttttgagacggagtctcactctgctgcccaggctttagtgcagtggccggatctcagctcactgcaagctccgcctcccgggttcacgccattctcctgcctcagcctcccgagtagctgggactacaggcgccgccacctcgcccggctagttttttgtattttttagtagagacggggtttcaccgtgttagccaggatggtctcgaactcctgacctcatgatccgcccgtctcggcctcccaaagtgctgggattacaggcgtgagccaccgcgcccggcccattatcaatatttataaataaacctAATTAGAATTAATTAAAAGTGGTCTCAAGTAGGAAGCGTGCCTGACTTACTCAAAACATAccgagggctgggtgcagtggctcacacctgtaatcccaacactttgggaggctaaggcagaaggatcgcttgaggccaagagtttggaccagcctgggcaacatactgagatcccgtctctacaaaaaatttaaaaactagctgatgtggtggtacacacctgtagtcccagctacatgggaggatcgcttgagcccaggaggttgagggtgcagcgagctgtgatcataccacaggcactccagcctggggacagagaaagactgtatctcaaaacaaacaaaaaacatatgcaGGCTATTCTGTGTGAGATAGATCAGTCATACAGATGAGAGATGTCAGAGCATTGCCAACAATAACCCAGGGAGCCTGGGATCAAATCCCCATTTCACGCCTACAAGCTGTGTGAGTTCGTGTTTCATTCataacctctctgtgccacattctttcatctataaaatgtcaGCCAGTAACCAGTCAACTACCTAACAGTTGctggggaggggaaaaaaaacagatatttacaTGAGAAGAGCTTAGAATGGAACCAGGAAGTGCTGAGTATATATTagctataaattttatatatatatatatttattattaacagTAGTTGAGAAAAACATGTCTGTAATTCCGATTTTCAACAGCAAACTAACGATGCTTTATTAAGtggcaaatgaataaatattatattcatataataataTGAAAGCCAGAGACAGCTCGTCTGAGACACAGATGAACAAAAATCAGAGagagggggccaggtgcagtggcccacgcctgtaatcccagtgctttaagaggccaaggtgggatgacagcttgaggccaggaatttaagaccagcctgggcaacacagtgagaccccaatctctacaaaataaaaaataaaaaagaggaattatccgggcatggtggtgggtgccagcagccccagctacttagggacTACTCAAGGCTGAAGTAGGAAGAGCCTTGGAGCCCACAGGATTGATGTAACAGTGAACTGTcatctcaccactacactccagcctgggcccagagacagtgaggccctgtctctaaaaaagaagaaagaaaagaaacaaaacagaaaagaaggggGAGTATTCAgggtgtaaaccaaaaataaaattctaaggccccctgcaaccatctgaatggacacTGTCCTCTccgccaagggcattccaaagttaacctgaaaaaccaGTTCGGGCCATAATTGTAAGGGGGTGTGGGACATGCCTCATCATAGCCTCCTTCCTTTTGGAATTGCCAATAGAAGAGACCTTTAAGTCTGATTTTTTAGAAATTaccatctattttctctgaagcctgctatctggaggcttcatctgcacaCACACTCAATGCAAGTAAAACAGGATATCTGAATAAGATAGGTGGATTGTATCAATATCAGTATCCTGGTTGTGGTATTGGACTGGAGGTTTGTAAGATcttaccattgggggaaactgggtaaagagtGCACAAGATCTCTgcatttttcttcccttccttccttccttggtctccacaacccattatggtaatccagacattcctttctattgataataactcaACCAATTGCCCATCAGAAACTCTTTGAATCCCCCTATACTTAGAAGCACACCCTGGCTTCCacttgtcctgcctttctggatggaactaatgtacatcttacatgtattgattgatgccttatgtctccctaaagtgtataaaaccaagttgtgggccaggagcggtggctcatgcctgcaatcccagcactttgtgaggccgaggtgggcagatcacctgaggtcaggagcttgatacctgcctggccaacatgatgaaaccccgtctgtactaaaaaggcaaaagttagcatggtggcacgtgcctgtagttccaactacgcaggaggctgaggcaggagaatcacttgaacctgggaggttgtggttgcggtgagccaagttcgtgccaatgcactccagcctcggcgatagagccagactccctgtcaagaaaacaaagaaaaaaaaaaagttgtggccTGACAACTTTGGGCACATGGTTCTCAGAATCTCCTgggggctgtgtcacaggccattggtcactcatatttggctcagaataaatctcttcaagtGTTTTTTTACAGAGTGTGACTCTTCTCATTCATtgacaaggaaaagaaagttaCAAAGACAGGGACAGACAAACAGAAATGTAatgagaaagcagagaaagaggaagcagaCAGCATTGGAAAGCCAGGTGTGAACGCCTGAGGGCAGCCATTTAAATGATTTGGTAGCTCTGCCAAGCCTGTAGCttcaaagagaaggaagaagtgtCTCGGTTCATTCCTAGAGTACAGAAGAGAGACAAGAcagaggcaaagaaagacaaacagaTGTCCAGAAAACAGACACAAGCAGTTGGCTCAGGATAGAGAGTTGGAGGCCAGCCATCCCTGGCATAGGCCCAACGCGGGTTAAAGTCCTCACACCCCGACTGAGATCCCAGAGGCCTGGGGCCAGCAATGACGTTCCGAAATCTTGTCCAGGACAGGGACCGGCTGCAAACCCTTTCTCAGCCCTGCACATAAAAGCCACCATGGACCATCGAggcactgttgcccaggtggagacTGCTCTGGACGCCTCCCAGGGGACAGTGGACGGCAGCACCTGCTGCAGCACGAGACCCAGAGGGTGCACTGCAGGGAGGTGTGAGGGCAGAGGCCAAGCCGAGGAGGCGGCCGGCtcccgctctctctctctccccctgtgTGTGTTGCGCCTTCCCTGTGAGCCTAACCCAAGGCGGGAGACTGGACACGCGGGACCCTCTCTTTGGCTTCCCTGACATCCCTCAGGAGCAGAGATGCGGCCTGGAGCAGAGAGCAGAGAGTGTCTGGGCTGCAGTGGCCGCGGGACTGTGGGTCCTGTGCACGGTGGGTGCGGcgacccccgcccccgccccccggcGCTGCCTGCTCTCGCGCTACCGCTCGCTGGAGCCCTGGACCCTGGCGGCGGTCAAGGGGCTAAGGGTCTGCTACGTGAGTGACCGCCCAGCCTCTGCGCCCCCGGTACACCGGCCCCGCCGGGTTCCCACAAACCCGTCCCTGTCCGGAGGGGTCCTGCGTCCTAGCGCCCAGCAGGCGCCTCTCGCATGTCAGCGCCCACAATTCCCACCATGAGACCCCCCGCAGTCCCAGTCGTCAGCGCGAACGCAGGCTCAGGGTCAGTCACAGAAGGGCGCCCTGGCGGGCAGACTCAGCTCCAGGTCGGGGGCGCAGGGCTTTGCCAGGGGAGCGCGGGGTGCAATTCGGCCTCCGTTCACGCACTCGGGGAGCTCCCCGGTTCAGTATACGTCAGACATGACCTTACACGGCCATTCCCCAACCACGTCCAGGAATCCCAGACTGTGCAGGAGTCTGTGCAGGAGACTGTGCTCCTCCTAACCAGGAGCCCTGGCGAGGGGGCCCAGCCATACGCGATCAGCGCCGCTTGTTCCGCAGGAGGAAGAGGCGCTGAGCTGGGGACCGCGCACCTGTTCCTTCCGCCCCTGGAGGGATCTTCCGCGGCCGTCGGTGAGGCCCGGAAGCGGGCGGGGGAGGCACGGCCCGGGAGCGACCCCTCTAACGCCTGCTCGGCTCCGCCATGTGGCCAGAGGACCGCGGACGCCCAGGCCGCGCCCCGCCGCCCCTCCCCCTCGCCAGCTTCTCTGCATCCTCAGGCCCACGGCGAGTCCCAGCGCTGTGCGAATCTGTCCCGCTTAGCGGAAAAACCGATCCAGACCCGATTCGGGTCCTCTGGGTGTCCACAAATCCAGGCTCGGGTCTGCGGCTGGGAGGGCCACGGGCAGATGCAGAGGGGGGGCTCCGTTCTTCGCCTTCTCCATTTGCCTCGTGTCCCACCTCCAGCTCGAGCTGTCACGACCAGGCTCGTCCAGGAAGGTCCCCGGGGCCCCGAGGAGGCGTCATAAACCGCGGAGAGCTGTGAGTGCAGCAGGCAATACAGGGTTAGCCTGCAGGGAGGATCGGGCGAGGTTGACACTGAGGCTGGGAGCAGCGGGACTGGATGGGTCTTCTTGGGAGGGAAGAGCCAGGCTTAGCCCCGCTGCGctccctcctgggctccaggactCACCTCGGCGTCGCGAAGTCACCGTGGTCTTCAACCTCCTGCGCTTGCTCACGTGGGAGCTCAGGCAGGCTGCGAGCTGGGGGAGTTGCCTCTGACCCCGCCCCCTCCGGCACCACCTAAACCTCCACGCCATTGGCTGCCGAAAGCGGCTCCTGTCGCCCATTGGAGTGGCCAGACAAGGCTCTCAGCCAATGGgtgctgaggcacgagaacttcTTTGCGGCTTTGGGCCTGACTTCGGTCCACTGTCTCAGATACAAGATGAGTGGGTCCTTCTACAGGGTCAAGACAGTGCAGTTCTCCAGGAAGCAGCGATATTTCCTCGGGGTATATTGTACGGCCCTCCAAGGATTGCTGGGACTGAAAGAGACTTGAGCTCTGGAAACCGTCGCTGACCCCCAAGCAACAGGGACCAGTTCCTCCTTGTGTGGTTACCAGGACACCCCCAACACCAGGTCCTAACCCCGGATTTGTAGCCCCACAGCCAGCTTTGAGATGCTATGAATCCGTGACTGTTGAATCAGGCATCTAAGGGACACCAATCCATGAGGGATTTGGTAGTGAAAGGCCCAAGAGTCCTTAACTGACTGTGGTTCTTTGGATTCCCTAACGTGTGTTGTTTGTATTTGTGAAATTCCTGTGTATTTGCTTTTCTTGTCTCCTGGTTTAAATTTATTGCCAATTATTAAAGAGCATTTTGATTGCATTGGTTGTTTTCCGTGTGATGATTGTGAGGTGCGCCTTACTgcaaaaaaaagaggctgagccagggacTCAGGTGGCCTGAGTTTCAGTTCTGACCCTGCCAGTTAATTACAGTGTAATTCAGGGCAAATTACTTTTCTAAGCCTGTATTTCCTCACCTGTAGGATGGGTTAGTATACTTGCCTTGTGGAGGAGTAGTGTACATTGAGATCACGTTTTAAACTCTCCAGCTCAAGTCCTGGTATGGCCTTAATGAGTGGATTCCATTAAATAATCACTCGTATAAATATACAAGCAGTTGGTTGTTTTTTCTCCAAATCTGTGCATTAGCACTCTGTGTTGCTGAATGCACCCCTCCTTGCCAAGGTCACACGGCTAGTGAGGGTCAGAACCAGGTTTGAACTCCAGACCCTTCAGCTCCAAGACGCATGCTCTTGACCACTGCCTGAACATCCCTAAGTAAAACAGCACCCATGTGGTGTCCTTCAAGTCCTTCATCACACCTCAATTCTTGAGCAGCGCCTCATATTCCTGAGTCCTTCCTTGCCTGGGTAATTAAGAAATATTGGCcttggccaggctcggtggctcatgcctgtaattccagcactttgggaggccaaagaaggtggatcatgaggtcaggagttcgagaccagcctggccagcatggtgaaaccttgtctctactaaaaatgcagaaattagctgggcaaggtggcacacgcttgtaatgccagctactcaggaggctgaggcaggagaatctcttgaacccaggaggtagaggttgcagtgagccgagatggtgccattgtactccagcctgggcgacagagcaagactccgtctcaagaaagaaagaaaggccactgggcacagtggctcatgcctgcagccccagcaatttgggaggccgagacagatcacttgatgtcaggagttcgagactagcctggccagttGGTGAGctgccatttctactaaaaatataaaattagctcggaatggtggcacgtgcctgtaatcccggctacttgggagactgaggcaagagaattgcttgaaccaaggaggtggaggttggagtgagcctagattgcaccagtggacttcagcctgggtgaccgaacgtgaccctgtctcaaaaaatatgtatgtatctatattgaccaggagtggtggctcaggcctgtaatctcagcactttaatAGGCTGGatgaggaggatcgcttgagcccaggagtttgaggctgcagtgagctatgatcacgccattgcactctagtgacagagtgagaccctatcttaaactacaacaacaacaacaaaagcagagcAGGTGGAATCCTCTTGGGAACACACCTTCCTGTAGGTAATCCCTGAGTCTCCATCAGTTTCTCTTTCCCTCCAGCTGCTCACCTGGCTCActggccctgccctgctctgggCTTTCCCAGCCTGGGGCTCCCCTGGTGGCTGGTGTCTTACCTGAGGTGGTGTTTTCACTTTTCCCACATCAGCTGGGACTGCCCTTCCGTCAGGGATAAAAGCCGCCCCATGGAGCTCAGGCAGGAGTTACATCTCAGACAGAGCTCAAAACTGACAGAAAGAGTCGAGGCCAGGACACAGCCTGAGATCCAGAAGAGGGGACGGAAAAGAACAGAGACTCCAAACAAGACCCAAACGGACCCCGGGTGATAGCCTCAGAGTGTTTCTTCTGCTGACAAAGACCAGAGATCAGGAATGGAACTAGGTGAGTCCCACATCTCTGTCCGTGCTCAGctcctgcagcccctgccctcaggggGCAGCCTCGCCATCCCCTCAGCTCCCTTTCTCTCTGTGACACAGACATGAGCGGGGGCTGCATGCCAGTGCTGGTGCTGATGGCCGCAGTGCTGACCGTGACTGGAGCAGTTCCTGTCACCAGGCTCCACGGGGCTCTCCCGGATGCAAGGGGCTGCCACATAGCCCAGTTCAAGTCCCTGTCTCCACAGGAGCTGCAGGCCTTTAAAAGGGCCAAAGATGCCTTAGTGAGTCTCCCCCTGCCCTCCTGCCATGGGCTAGCCTCCACCCCCACTCCAAGGGTCACCATGCTTTCCTAGTCCCAGCTTCCTTCACTGGGCTAGCCTCCACCCTCCCTGCAGTGGGCTCTCTCTCATGCTCCTACTACAGGGACTGACTCATGTTTTCCTGTAGAAGAGGATCCTCTACCATCGTCCCAGCAGTTAACCTCCCCTATCCTGTTGTCAGCCATCCTCCAATCCCATCAGAGTGGTCTAACCTCCAACCCTCCTGCTGGGGCTAACCTGTGCCTTTGCTGTCTAGGAAGAGTCGCTTCTGCTGAAGGACTGCAGGTGCCGCTCCCGCCTCTTCCCCAGGACCTGGGACCTGAGGCAGCTGCAGGTGAGAGGGGGAGTCAGGCCCACGCCTGCCCTCCTGACCCCGCTCACCTGGCTCTGTAGTGGCCCCTtcaccttctccttctcccttgtCTCTCGCTCCTCTCCccacacctgctcccccttccctCTGCTCCCACCTGACCACACTGGCTGTGCCCTCTCCCCTGTGCCTGTCACCTTCACTTGTTCCTCTCTATCCTCCTCCCCCCACCTGTTCCCCTCACCTGCCCCCTCACCTGTTCTTTCTCACCTCTCCTCAGGTGAGGGAGCGCCCCGTGGCTTTGGAGGCTGAGCTGGCCCTGACGCTGAAGGTTCTGGAGGCCGCCGCTGACGCTGACTCGGCCCTGGTGGATGTCTTGGACCAGCCCCTTCACACCCTGCACCACATCCTCTCCCAGCTCCGGGCCTGTGTGAGTCCTCGGGGCCCGGGCACCCAGGTCTGTGGGCTCTGAGCAGCGTCCTTCCCCTGTGGTGGCCCAGGCCCCACCTCACACGCGGCTCTCCTCTGCCCACAGATCCAGCCTCAGCCGACGGCAGGGCCCAGGCCCCGGGGCCGCCTCCACCACTGGCTGCACCGGCTCCAGGAGGCCCCAAAAAAGGTGAGTGAGCTGGGAAGAGAGGGACTGGGGTCTGGGGAGCCACTAGGAGCCCAGACCCTGGACAGCCCCTGACCCATCCCCTTCTCCCTACAGGAGTCCCCTGGCTGCCTCGAGGCCTCTGTCACCTTCAACCTCTTCCGCCTCCTCACGCGGGACCTGAAATGTGTCGCCAGCGGGGACCTGTGTGTTTGACTCTCCCACCAGTCATGCAATctgagattttatttataaattaaccgCTTGTCTTAATTTATTGCCACCCAATCGCTATTTATGTATTTGTGGGTATAAACCCAACTCACCTCCaggcaaatgtttatttttctactttttataacCCTTGTTGaaataaacaatgaggaaaagacaCCCATGACGTgggactgtgtgtgtgttggtgtgtatTTCCTTTGCGTTGCTGCCATAACAATGCTAAAAGTAGCATCTTCCAAAAACACACTTGATGAGCTGGGAGTCTACAGGTCAGAGGCTCGCTGGCCCTGGCCGGTTTCTCTCCTGTGGGACTCACAGGCTGGAATCCAAGCATTGCTGCTGGCCTCTTACTGGGGGCTCTGAAGAGAAACTCGTTCCAGGGTCAGTCACATTGTCGGCAGATCACTGTTCCTTGCTGCTGTAGGGCTAAGGTTCCTGCCTCCTCCTGGCTGTGGGTCCATCCTGAGCTGACTCTGCTAAAAGGGACCTCCACTTCTCTCACTGAGCT
The sequence above is drawn from the Macaca thibetana thibetana isolate TM-01 chromosome 19, ASM2454274v1, whole genome shotgun sequence genome and encodes:
- the LOC126942098 gene encoding interferon lambda-3-like, whose protein sequence is MELDMSGGCMPVLVLMAAVLTVTGAVPVTRLHGALPDARGCHIAQFKSLSPQELQAFKRAKDALEESLLLKDCRCRSRLFPRTWDLRQLQVRERPVALEAELALTLKVLEAAADADSALVDVLDQPLHTLHHILSQLRACIQPQPTAGPRPRGRLHHWLHRLQEAPKKESPGCLEASVTFNLFRLLTRDLKCVASGDLCV
- the LOC126941711 gene encoding interferon lambda-4-like, translated to MDHRGTVAQVETALDASQGTVDGSTCCSTRPRGLTQGGRLDTRDPLFGFPDIPQEQRCGLEQRAESVWAAVAAGLWVLCTVGAATPAPAPRRCLLSRYRSLEPWTLAAVKGLRVCYEEEALSWGPRTCSFRPWRDLPRPSLELSRPGSSRKVPGAPRRRHKPRRADSPRRREVTVVFNLLRLLTWELRQAASWGSCL